From the genome of Candidatus Electrothrix communis, one region includes:
- a CDS encoding fibronectin type III domain-containing protein: MKMDVMRRGSLVGSLLSGLLLIGLTGCGYKNDPVAPQALVPAPINDLRYELTDKGAVLHWSYPTRTVGGEELTEIDSFMLYRAEVPTASYCDTCPIPFGSPIKVNGGLIPEREGRRAASYEIGLLRPAHKYFFKVRSRTGWLTPSVDSNQVNFTWETPPAVPQDLVAEVGDNMVALQWQAVSEYVDGSKADNIKYQVSRRKDKEAFQNVGSLLTESEFVDTEVSGGHEYTYRVQALSEYDDEDMVTGEFSKPLEVEVVDFIAPATPENVTTARTAASVKIFWDQGEEADLAGYRIYRRLGNEDDPSMIGEVKMPYNIYEDTEAPDENMYVYYSVSSFDKSDPANESERSADVEGDQLSRREGKDNLLTEPESVDTGELSKPLEVEAVDLIAPAIPENVATARTGASVKIFWDQGQEADLAGYRIYRRLGNEDDPSMIGEVKIPFNIYEDTEAPDENIYVYYSVSSFDKSDPANESERSAEVEGE; this comes from the coding sequence ATGAAGATGGATGTGATGAGGCGAGGTTCTCTTGTAGGCAGCCTACTGAGCGGTTTACTTCTGATCGGCCTGACCGGCTGCGGATATAAAAATGATCCAGTGGCACCGCAGGCCTTGGTTCCTGCTCCTATCAACGATCTGCGCTATGAGCTGACCGACAAAGGGGCTGTCCTGCATTGGAGTTATCCCACCCGGACCGTGGGCGGTGAGGAACTGACGGAAATTGATTCCTTTATGCTCTACCGGGCAGAGGTCCCCACTGCTTCCTACTGCGACACCTGCCCAATCCCCTTTGGGAGCCCGATCAAAGTCAATGGCGGCCTTATTCCTGAACGAGAGGGCCGAAGAGCTGCCAGCTACGAAATCGGCCTCCTGCGCCCGGCCCATAAATACTTTTTCAAAGTACGCAGCCGTACCGGCTGGCTCACCCCTTCTGTTGACTCCAACCAAGTCAACTTTACTTGGGAAACGCCTCCCGCAGTACCGCAAGATCTCGTTGCCGAAGTCGGTGACAACATGGTTGCTCTCCAATGGCAAGCGGTTTCCGAGTATGTTGATGGCAGCAAGGCGGACAATATCAAGTATCAGGTCTCCCGGCGCAAAGACAAAGAGGCCTTCCAAAACGTCGGCAGCCTGCTGACTGAATCAGAATTTGTCGATACCGAGGTAAGCGGGGGCCATGAATATACCTACCGTGTGCAGGCTCTGAGCGAATATGATGACGAAGACATGGTTACCGGTGAGTTCAGCAAGCCGCTTGAAGTTGAAGTGGTGGATTTCATCGCCCCGGCAACACCGGAGAATGTCACCACCGCCCGCACTGCTGCCTCGGTCAAGATTTTTTGGGACCAAGGAGAAGAAGCAGACCTCGCCGGTTATCGGATATACCGTCGCCTAGGTAATGAAGACGATCCCTCAATGATCGGCGAGGTGAAGATGCCCTATAATATTTACGAAGATACCGAGGCACCGGATGAAAATATGTATGTGTATTACTCCGTCAGCAGCTTTGACAAGAGTGATCCAGCCAATGAGAGCGAACGCTCTGCTGATGTAGAAGGCGATCAGCTCTCCCGCCGCGAAGGCAAAGACAATCTGCTCACTGAGCCAGAATCTGTGGATACCGGTGAGTTAAGCAAGCCGCTTGAAGTTGAAGCGGTGGACCTGATCGCTCCAGCAATACCGGAGAACGTCGCAACCGCCCGAACCGGGGCCTCGGTCAAAATTTTTTGGGACCAAGGACAAGAAGCAGACCTCGCCGGTTATCGGATATACCGTCGCCTAGGTAATGAAGACGATCCCTCAATGATCGGCGAAGTGAAGATTCCCTTTAATATTTACGAAGATACCGAGGCACCAGATGAAAACATCTATGTGTATTACTCCGTCAGTAGCTTTGACAAGAGTGATCCAGCCAATGAGAGCGAACGCTCTGCTGAGGTAGAGGGCGAATAG
- a CDS encoding argininosuccinate synthase, whose translation MSVNKIVLAYSGGLDTSVILKWLAEEYECPIIAYAADVGQTEDWDAVRKKGMATGAEKVIISDLREEYVRDYIFPAFRANAIYEGSYLLGTSLARPIIAKEQVRIAEQEGANAVSHGATGKGNDQVRFELGYLALNPKLQIIAPWRFWDLNSRKKLVAFAKEHNIPIPTTKKNPYSSDENLLHISFEGGILEDPWNEPEEGMFKLSVSPEKAPDVPTYIEMDFEQGNPVAINGERLGPVELLTELNRLGGENGIGRLDMVENRFVGMKSRGVYETPGGFILREAHRDLETITLDREILRIRDSLVPEYSKLIYNGFWFAPEMALLQKTMDESQKTVNGTVRLKLYKGNCIPVGRKSDNSLYSEAHATFEEDAVYDQADAGGFIRLNSLRLQIQALNRK comes from the coding sequence ATGAGTGTAAATAAAATAGTACTCGCCTACTCAGGCGGCCTGGACACCTCAGTCATTCTCAAATGGCTGGCTGAAGAATACGAATGCCCCATCATCGCCTATGCTGCCGATGTCGGCCAAACAGAAGATTGGGATGCAGTACGAAAAAAAGGCATGGCCACCGGTGCGGAAAAAGTAATTATTTCCGATCTGCGGGAAGAATATGTTCGCGACTATATCTTTCCCGCCTTTCGCGCTAATGCCATCTATGAAGGCTCTTATCTTCTCGGTACCTCGCTGGCCCGGCCCATCATTGCCAAAGAACAGGTCCGCATTGCAGAACAGGAAGGGGCAAATGCTGTCAGTCATGGAGCTACAGGGAAAGGCAACGATCAGGTACGTTTTGAACTAGGGTATCTGGCCCTTAACCCCAAATTGCAGATCATTGCGCCTTGGCGGTTCTGGGATCTCAACTCCCGCAAAAAACTGGTCGCCTTTGCCAAGGAACATAATATTCCCATCCCCACAACCAAGAAAAATCCCTACAGCTCGGACGAAAACCTCCTCCATATCAGCTTTGAAGGCGGCATCCTGGAGGATCCGTGGAACGAGCCGGAAGAGGGTATGTTCAAACTCTCCGTGTCCCCGGAAAAAGCCCCGGATGTCCCGACCTATATTGAAATGGATTTTGAGCAGGGCAACCCGGTGGCCATCAACGGTGAGCGACTGGGACCGGTGGAACTGCTCACTGAGCTCAATCGCCTGGGTGGAGAAAACGGTATCGGTCGTTTGGATATGGTGGAAAACCGCTTTGTGGGTATGAAATCACGCGGGGTGTATGAAACACCGGGCGGGTTCATCCTCCGAGAAGCCCATCGGGACCTGGAGACTATCACCTTGGACCGCGAAATCCTGCGCATCCGGGACAGCTTGGTACCGGAATACTCCAAGCTGATCTATAACGGCTTCTGGTTTGCCCCGGAGATGGCGCTGTTGCAGAAGACCATGGACGAGAGCCAAAAGACCGTAAACGGAACCGTCCGCCTGAAGCTCTACAAGGGTAATTGCATCCCGGTAGGTCGTAAATCAGACAACTCGCTGTATTCCGAGGCCCATGCCACCTTTGAGGAGGATGCGGTCTATGATCAGGCTGATGCGGGTGGTTTTATCCGCCTGAACTCCCTGCGCTTGCAGATTCAGGCGTTGAATCGGAAGTAG
- the argH gene encoding argininosuccinate lyase: MIKDNIESKTSGKLWGGRFAEQTAASVEAFTESISYDWRLYRHDIMGSKAHARMLAKQGLIDDKERDAIITGLSEIEQEITEGRFTFRAELEDIHMNIEKALTDKIGAAGEKLHTARSRNDQVALDIRLYLRDECAALDQLLTEVQKGFTRLARTNLGAIMPGYTHLQRAQPVLLSHHLLAYVEMFGRDRERIADGLKRINIMPLGSAALAGTGLPIDREFVAEQLGFPAVTANSMDTTADRDFAMELLFCLTTIQLHLSRMAEEFVLWSSKEFDFIRIGDKYCTGSSIMPQKKNPDIPELIRGKAGRVTGSLVSLLMTVKGLPLTYNRDLQEDKEPLFDALDTVKASLSITAELLANSDFDTERMKAATYGGFMTATDIADYLVKKNMPFRQAHGVVGRIVALCQERDIELIDLRLDELQQFSDLIEEDIFDVLSVEGSVNSRISIGGTAEIRVAEALKRAEQQLGIV, translated from the coding sequence ATGATTAAAGACAACATAGAGAGCAAAACATCCGGCAAACTCTGGGGCGGACGTTTCGCCGAGCAGACCGCTGCCTCAGTAGAAGCCTTTACCGAATCCATCTCCTATGACTGGCGGCTCTACCGGCACGATATCATGGGCTCCAAGGCCCACGCCCGCATGCTGGCCAAGCAAGGCCTGATTGATGACAAAGAGCGGGATGCCATCATTACGGGCCTGAGCGAAATTGAGCAGGAGATCACCGAGGGCCGCTTCACCTTTCGGGCCGAGCTGGAAGATATTCACATGAATATCGAAAAGGCCCTGACCGATAAAATCGGAGCTGCCGGAGAAAAACTGCATACCGCCCGCAGCCGCAACGATCAGGTGGCCTTGGATATCCGCCTCTACCTCCGGGATGAATGCGCCGCGTTGGATCAGCTTTTAACCGAGGTGCAGAAAGGCTTCACCCGCTTGGCCCGAACCAATCTCGGGGCGATCATGCCGGGCTACACCCATCTCCAACGGGCCCAGCCAGTGCTGCTTTCTCATCATCTCCTGGCCTATGTGGAGATGTTCGGGCGTGATCGTGAGCGAATAGCCGACGGTCTGAAACGGATCAATATCATGCCCCTGGGCTCAGCAGCCCTTGCTGGCACTGGCCTGCCCATTGATCGGGAATTTGTCGCTGAGCAACTGGGTTTCCCAGCAGTCACGGCCAATTCTATGGATACCACGGCGGATCGCGATTTTGCCATGGAACTCCTCTTCTGCCTGACCACGATTCAACTCCACCTGAGCAGAATGGCTGAGGAGTTTGTCCTCTGGTCCTCCAAAGAATTTGATTTTATCCGCATCGGTGATAAGTACTGCACAGGTTCCTCCATCATGCCACAAAAGAAAAACCCGGATATCCCGGAACTCATCCGAGGCAAGGCCGGACGGGTGACCGGTTCCCTGGTTTCTCTACTGATGACCGTGAAAGGTCTGCCGCTCACCTATAACCGAGATTTACAGGAAGATAAGGAACCGCTCTTTGACGCGCTGGATACGGTCAAAGCTAGTCTGTCCATCACAGCCGAGCTGTTGGCCAACAGTGATTTTGATACAGAACGGATGAAAGCGGCAACCTATGGCGGTTTTATGACAGCCACGGATATCGCGGATTACCTGGTCAAGAAAAACATGCCCTTTCGCCAGGCGCACGGGGTGGTGGGCCGCATTGTCGCCTTGTGCCAGGAACGTGATATCGAACTGATTGACCTGCGCCTGGATGAACTGCAACAATTTTCAGATTTGATAGAGGAAGATATTTTTGATGTCCTTTCCGTGGAAGGCTCGGTCAACAGCCGGATTTCCATAGGCGGCACCGCTGAAATACGGGTTGCCGAGGCATTGAAACGTGCGGAACAACAACTGGGGATAGTATAA
- a CDS encoding Fic family protein, translating into MNNNLLKSILGKKRALDTYRPLPPAIVKKLEEEFSIAWTYNSNAIEGNTLTLQETEIVLNSGITIGGKTVNEHFEVVNHKNGIDFIKSLVEKKETLTEDTVKKVHSLILQSIDDSEAGHYRRQNVRILGARHIPPQSFKIPHLMSNFIEWFHTNEYSISPSELAAEIHYKLVMIHPFIDGNGRVARLLMNLILMKHGYPPAIILKVDRRKYYRVLNEANLGKSEPYEDFIGRAIERSLILYLNSIEPDQTEEKMFITLKEAARYCNYSPEYLSLLARKGRLAAVKMNNKDWMTTKEAIEEYIQSKRKISKT; encoded by the coding sequence ATGAACAACAATCTCCTCAAAAGCATTCTCGGTAAGAAACGAGCACTCGACACATATCGCCCGCTCCCTCCAGCCATAGTAAAAAAACTCGAAGAGGAATTTTCTATTGCATGGACCTACAATTCAAATGCAATAGAGGGCAATACCCTCACCCTCCAGGAAACCGAAATTGTCCTTAACTCAGGGATTACCATCGGCGGCAAAACTGTCAATGAGCACTTCGAAGTCGTTAATCACAAAAACGGAATCGACTTCATAAAATCCTTGGTAGAAAAAAAAGAAACCCTCACAGAGGATACCGTAAAGAAAGTACACTCACTCATCTTACAATCTATCGACGACTCCGAGGCAGGACACTACCGAAGACAAAATGTCAGAATACTGGGCGCTCGCCACATTCCCCCTCAATCCTTTAAAATTCCTCACCTCATGAGTAACTTCATAGAATGGTTTCATACAAATGAATACTCCATCTCTCCCTCTGAACTAGCAGCGGAAATACACTATAAACTCGTTATGATCCATCCCTTCATCGATGGAAACGGGCGAGTCGCACGACTTTTAATGAACCTCATTTTAATGAAGCATGGCTATCCTCCTGCCATCATCCTCAAAGTCGATAGAAGAAAATATTATAGGGTCTTAAATGAGGCAAACCTTGGCAAGTCTGAACCCTATGAGGATTTTATAGGGAGAGCAATAGAACGATCTTTAATTCTATATCTCAACAGCATAGAACCAGATCAAACAGAAGAAAAAATGTTCATCACCCTCAAGGAGGCTGCAAGATATTGTAATTACTCTCCAGAATACTTGTCTTTACTGGCCCGAAAAGGAAGGTTGGCAGCAGTAAAGATGAATAATAAAGACTGGATGACGACCAAAGAGGCAATAGAAGAGTACATACAAAGCAAAAGAAAGATCTCCAAAACATAA
- the lysA gene encoding diaminopimelate decarboxylase gives MNHFTYKNGILHCEDKPVQDIAKEVGTPFYLYSTATLQRHFDAFDSGFTGMQHQTCFAVKACSNLSILNIFAKMGGGADIVSGGELFRAMKAGVDPQKIIYSGAGKTRTEIREALEAGILMFNVESPQELDRIQEIAAEMKITARIAFRINPDVDPKTHAYISTGLAKNKFGIPVDEALQEYLRAKEMEHIEIVGVSCHIGSQLTQIEPFIEALRKVKKFVIGLEQEGIGIQYLDLGGGVGIVYDDEQPPHPMDYASAIRAELGDVDCTLILEPGRVITGNAGILVTEVQYTKVNTGGEKEKRFVIADAAMNDLARPSLYSAYHEILPVKEPAENEQMQEVDVVGPICETGDFMAKDRMMPAVQPGELLAVMSCGAYGFSMASTYNSRPKVPEILVNGDQFRVIRERESYEDLVRGEDLHEPG, from the coding sequence ATGAATCATTTCACCTATAAAAACGGCATCCTTCACTGTGAGGACAAGCCTGTCCAGGACATTGCCAAAGAAGTCGGCACCCCCTTTTATCTCTACAGCACAGCCACCCTGCAACGTCATTTCGATGCCTTTGACTCCGGTTTTACCGGAATGCAACATCAGACCTGTTTTGCAGTCAAGGCATGTTCTAACCTCTCTATCCTCAATATTTTCGCCAAGATGGGCGGTGGAGCCGATATTGTTTCTGGCGGCGAACTGTTCCGGGCTATGAAGGCGGGTGTAGATCCGCAAAAAATCATCTACTCCGGCGCGGGCAAGACCCGAACAGAAATACGCGAGGCCCTGGAGGCCGGTATCCTGATGTTCAATGTGGAATCTCCGCAAGAGCTGGATCGAATTCAGGAGATTGCAGCGGAGATGAAAATCACAGCCCGGATCGCCTTTCGTATCAACCCGGATGTGGATCCGAAGACTCATGCCTATATCTCCACGGGTCTGGCGAAAAACAAATTCGGTATCCCGGTGGATGAGGCGTTGCAGGAATATCTGCGGGCCAAGGAAATGGAACATATCGAGATCGTCGGCGTGAGCTGCCATATCGGTTCGCAGCTGACCCAGATTGAGCCCTTTATCGAGGCCCTGCGCAAGGTGAAGAAATTTGTGATCGGGCTGGAACAGGAGGGCATCGGCATTCAATATCTTGATCTGGGCGGTGGAGTTGGTATCGTCTATGATGATGAACAGCCTCCCCATCCGATGGATTATGCCTCGGCCATTCGTGCGGAGCTTGGTGATGTGGACTGCACCCTGATCCTGGAGCCGGGCCGAGTCATCACCGGCAACGCGGGCATTCTGGTCACCGAAGTCCAGTATACCAAGGTCAATACCGGCGGAGAAAAGGAAAAGCGCTTTGTCATTGCAGATGCTGCCATGAACGATCTTGCCCGTCCCTCTCTGTACAGCGCTTATCACGAGATCCTCCCGGTGAAAGAACCTGCCGAGAACGAGCAAATGCAGGAGGTTGATGTAGTCGGCCCCATCTGCGAGACCGGCGATTTCATGGCCAAAGACCGTATGATGCCAGCGGTGCAACCGGGCGAGCTGCTGGCGGTGATGAGCTGCGGTGCTTATGGTTTCTCTATGGCGTCCACCTATAATTCTCGGCCTAAGGTTCCTGAAATTTTGGTCAATGGTGATCAATTCCGGGTTATCCGAGAGCGAGAAAGCTATGAGGATCTGGTGCGGGGGGAGGATTTGCATGAGCCGGGCTGA
- a CDS encoding tetratricopeptide repeat protein: MKDEEMVAELTDNGMAKIENLPFSILVKDDTYLSSLRRDYASMPAQERRQAADWEYHSHIANEMFNDSMAVIEKEGFEESYWPSGVIALTIDPFYGPAILTVGSIEYQLGRIEEAMKLFNRLLKLPKNEEDLSTIIDKAGDFLIDQDDYKNALALYSAAEKAFPLETLYSIGAGYCLGKLGLHEESLEKHRHADALEPDNYMHLNDLGYSLLEVGKFEEAEEALKRSISLAPSDYEFPTNNLRELKKRKMEK, translated from the coding sequence GTGAAAGATGAGGAGATGGTGGCAGAATTGACAGATAATGGGATGGCTAAAATTGAAAATCTACCATTTTCTATTTTGGTAAAAGATGACACATACCTTTCTTCTCTTCGCCGTGATTACGCTTCAATGCCAGCACAAGAGCGAAGACAGGCAGCAGACTGGGAATATCATTCTCATATTGCAAATGAGATGTTTAATGATTCAATGGCAGTGATAGAAAAAGAAGGATTTGAGGAATCCTATTGGCCTTCGGGAGTTATCGCTCTTACTATAGATCCGTTTTATGGACCTGCTATTCTTACTGTTGGTTCAATTGAATATCAGCTTGGTCGTATAGAAGAGGCCATGAAGCTGTTTAACCGTCTTCTGAAACTACCAAAGAACGAAGAGGACTTAAGTACCATTATTGACAAGGCAGGTGATTTTCTCATTGACCAAGATGATTATAAAAATGCCCTTGCGCTTTATTCTGCTGCTGAAAAAGCCTTTCCACTTGAAACTTTGTACTCTATCGGCGCAGGATATTGCCTTGGAAAACTTGGCCTTCATGAAGAATCGTTGGAGAAGCACAGGCATGCTGATGCTTTGGAACCAGACAATTACATGCACCTGAATGATCTTGGATACTCCTTACTTGAAGTCGGAAAGTTTGAAGAAGCCGAAGAAGCACTAAAGAGATCAATATCACTTGCTCCTTCAGACTATGAATTTCCAACTAACAACCTAAGAGAATTAAAAAAAAGGAAAATGGAGAAGTAA
- a CDS encoding PDDEXK nuclease domain-containing protein: MKKNNTKGIKKISRSDAAFPTSVGKNMLPNDYASVLKELKKRIQSERLRITLAANSALVLLYWDIGKIIVERQQQQGWGAKIIDRLSFDLKHSFPEMSGFSPRNLKYMRKFAETWPDQTIVQEVLAQIPWYHNLALLEKLDDVETRLWYAQKIVENGWSRNILVMQIESRLHERQGQIVNNFAATLPPPDSDMATQIFKDPYLFDFLGTANLRKEREVEQALMDHVQEFLLEMGSGFAFVGRQMLLEVGDQDFRLDLLFYHLKLRCFVVVELKAVPFEPGFTGQLNLYLSAVDDLMRHPDDKPTIGLLLCKSKNELVVEYALRGLNKPMGVAQWETQLTETLPDNLKDSLPSIEEIEAELKGEV; encoded by the coding sequence GTGAAGAAGAACAATACCAAAGGGATAAAAAAGATCAGCCGATCCGATGCAGCGTTCCCCACGTCTGTGGGGAAAAATATGCTCCCGAATGATTATGCTTCCGTACTGAAAGAACTCAAGAAGCGAATTCAGTCTGAACGCCTGCGCATCACCTTGGCGGCCAATTCAGCTCTGGTTCTTCTCTACTGGGATATAGGAAAAATCATTGTAGAGCGACAGCAGCAGCAAGGCTGGGGTGCCAAAATCATTGATCGTCTTTCCTTTGACCTCAAGCACAGCTTTCCGGAAATGAGCGGATTTTCGCCGCGCAACCTCAAGTACATGCGAAAATTTGCCGAGACGTGGCCGGATCAAACAATTGTGCAAGAGGTGCTTGCACAAATTCCTTGGTATCATAATTTAGCTCTGCTTGAAAAGCTGGATGATGTGGAAACACGCCTGTGGTATGCCCAAAAAATCGTGGAAAACGGGTGGAGCCGAAACATTCTGGTCATGCAGATCGAAAGCCGTTTGCATGAGCGTCAAGGGCAGATTGTAAACAACTTTGCTGCCACCCTTCCGCCGCCTGATTCCGACATGGCGACCCAAATATTTAAGGATCCTTATCTGTTTGATTTTCTCGGCACTGCCAACCTCAGAAAAGAACGCGAGGTCGAGCAGGCCTTAATGGATCATGTGCAGGAGTTTCTCCTGGAAATGGGGTCCGGGTTCGCCTTTGTCGGTCGTCAGATGCTGCTGGAGGTCGGAGATCAGGATTTTCGCCTTGATCTACTTTTTTACCACCTCAAGCTGCGTTGTTTTGTTGTGGTGGAATTAAAGGCTGTACCTTTTGAGCCCGGCTTTACTGGCCAACTGAATCTGTACCTGTCCGCAGTTGATGATCTGATGCGGCATCCAGATGATAAACCGACAATAGGTTTGCTGCTGTGCAAGAGTAAAAACGAACTGGTGGTAGAATATGCTCTGCGTGGCCTCAACAAACCTATGGGTGTGGCGCAATGGGAAACGCAGCTTACTGAAACCCTGCCTGATAATTTGAAAGACAGTCTTCCGAGTATTGAGGAAATTGAGGCGGAATTAAAAGGTGAAGTGTAG
- a CDS encoding toxin-antitoxin system HicB family antitoxin has protein sequence MPNTQVITLRVPSELKNRLAHEAKSQGVSSNNLANYFLTTQLSQLEALSVVEARIAKKDISSLKAKVTELLDAVPKNKKVPAWDAIQHEI, from the coding sequence ATGCCTAATACACAAGTTATTACGTTACGAGTTCCTTCCGAGCTAAAAAATCGTTTGGCACATGAGGCCAAATCGCAAGGTGTTTCATCGAATAACCTTGCCAATTACTTTCTGACAACGCAGTTAAGTCAGCTGGAGGCATTGTCTGTAGTGGAAGCAAGAATAGCAAAAAAGGACATCTCCTCTTTGAAAGCAAAAGTTACCGAACTGCTCGACGCTGTCCCGAAAAACAAAAAAGTACCGGCATGGGATGCTATTCAGCATGAAATATAA
- a CDS encoding AAA family ATPase — translation MKIPYGESDFRKIRTGNYLYIDKTQYIQELEEQGSFNILLRPRRFGKSLFLSALQYYYDIHCKDEFEALFRGLSAGENPTPLRNSYQVLAFNFSGIATDDADTIRRNFTSRVENCLLAFLEQYNYGQDAAEEIRTKESPQEKIDSLFRVCSGQKLYLLIDEYDHFANAILGDSLELFTRIVGKGGFVRAFYETIKIATGRGIVDRLFITGVTSITLDSMTSGFNIGDNLTFLPDFNEAMGFTHQETADMIQPLVSKCDLDGQKLLETLGSWYNGYKFSSRAEEKVFNPDMVLYFIRNYQTAPCTPPEQMLDGNIASDYGKIMQLFSIGDPEANFRTLEELIVNGQIIGQHKHKLDPDVNKPFERDDFISLLLYMGFITISGRVLDQLRYNVPNHVISRLYFQYFKKEIEQRAQINLDSRLLAEAVRQLALHNNIAPLTEEISKILALFSNRDFMRMDEKHIKAVILTLLYQSEIYFIRSEAEVNNRYPDILLLERSPFEVPNQFLFELKFCKKKDGKKGWEQKKEEGTRQVQEYLELEDVRCLDKLRAYLLLTDGSEIEATEVALSFSTFKNK, via the coding sequence ATGAAGATTCCTTACGGCGAGAGCGATTTCAGGAAGATCAGAACCGGGAATTATCTGTATATAGATAAAACCCAGTATATACAAGAGCTGGAGGAGCAGGGCAGCTTCAACATCCTGCTTCGTCCTCGCCGTTTTGGGAAAAGCTTGTTTCTCTCTGCACTTCAGTACTACTACGACATTCACTGTAAGGATGAGTTTGAGGCATTATTCAGAGGATTATCCGCAGGAGAAAATCCTACTCCGCTGCGCAACAGCTATCAAGTACTTGCCTTTAACTTCAGCGGAATTGCTACCGATGACGCCGATACCATAAGACGTAATTTCACCAGCCGGGTCGAAAACTGCCTGCTCGCCTTTCTTGAGCAGTATAATTACGGCCAAGACGCTGCCGAGGAAATCAGGACCAAGGAAAGCCCGCAGGAAAAAATAGACAGTCTGTTCCGAGTGTGTAGCGGACAAAAGCTCTATCTGCTCATTGACGAGTATGATCATTTTGCCAACGCTATTCTCGGCGACAGCTTGGAACTCTTCACCCGGATCGTGGGCAAAGGAGGATTTGTTCGTGCATTTTACGAGACTATAAAAATTGCAACAGGACGGGGTATTGTTGATCGTCTTTTTATCACCGGCGTAACCTCCATCACCCTAGACAGCATGACCAGTGGATTTAATATCGGGGACAATCTTACCTTCCTCCCTGATTTTAATGAGGCTATGGGATTTACCCACCAGGAAACTGCTGATATGATCCAACCTCTGGTTTCGAAATGTGATCTTGATGGACAGAAACTGCTGGAAACACTCGGTAGCTGGTATAACGGTTATAAGTTTAGTAGCCGGGCCGAAGAAAAAGTCTTCAATCCAGATATGGTGCTCTATTTTATCAGAAACTATCAGACAGCACCGTGTACCCCACCTGAGCAGATGCTGGACGGCAATATTGCCTCCGACTACGGAAAAATCATGCAGTTGTTTTCGATCGGCGACCCGGAGGCTAACTTCCGCACTCTGGAGGAACTGATCGTCAATGGACAGATTATCGGACAACATAAGCACAAACTTGACCCAGACGTGAACAAACCTTTTGAGCGGGATGACTTTATCAGCTTGCTGCTCTACATGGGCTTTATCACCATCAGCGGCAGAGTGCTTGATCAGCTGCGCTATAATGTGCCCAATCATGTTATTTCTCGTTTATATTTTCAATACTTTAAAAAAGAGATTGAACAGCGGGCACAGATTAATCTGGATTCGCGCCTGCTCGCGGAGGCAGTGCGTCAGCTGGCCTTGCATAACAACATTGCTCCGCTGACCGAAGAAATCAGCAAAATCCTTGCCCTATTTTCCAATCGTGATTTCATGCGGATGGATGAAAAGCATATCAAGGCGGTTATTCTGACTCTGTTGTATCAATCTGAGATATACTTTATCCGCAGTGAGGCAGAGGTGAATAATCGCTACCCGGATATTCTCCTCCTGGAACGCAGTCCCTTTGAAGTGCCGAATCAGTTTCTCTTTGAGTTGAAATTTTGTAAGAAAAAGGACGGAAAAAAGGGATGGGAGCAAAAAAAGGAAGAAGGTACCAGGCAGGTGCAGGAGTATCTGGAGCTGGAGGATGTGCGCTGTCTGGACAAGCTCAGGGCTTATCTGCTGCTGACTGACGGCAGTGAGATTGAGGCGACGGAGGTTGCGCTGTCATTTAGCACTTTCAAGAACAAATGA